A window of the Polaribacter batillariae genome harbors these coding sequences:
- a CDS encoding DUF2911 domain-containing protein, producing MKKSIVSLIVFAIALISTNEAFAQKFPKMDVSPMDAASYPNNWRDANKLVKVIYSRPQLKGRDLGKLAPKDKVWRTGANEAAEITFYKKLKFGGKEVKPGTYTLFTIPQEESWTVILSNQKNIWGAYFYDKKQDVLRVPAKVSKSNNNIEAFSIAFDGEKDNIKMHMGWGNTVVTVPIAVEKAVKESEK from the coding sequence ATGAAAAAATCTATAGTATCGTTAATAGTTTTTGCCATCGCTTTAATTTCTACAAACGAAGCATTTGCCCAGAAATTTCCGAAAATGGATGTGAGCCCAATGGATGCAGCTTCTTATCCAAACAATTGGAGAGACGCAAACAAACTAGTAAAAGTAATTTACAGTCGCCCACAATTAAAAGGAAGAGATTTAGGAAAATTAGCACCAAAAGATAAGGTTTGGAGAACAGGAGCAAACGAAGCAGCAGAAATTACCTTTTACAAAAAATTAAAATTTGGAGGAAAAGAAGTAAAACCAGGAACATATACATTATTTACAATTCCGCAAGAAGAAAGTTGGACTGTAATTTTAAGCAACCAAAAAAACATTTGGGGTGCTTACTTTTACGATAAAAAGCAAGATGTTTTAAGAGTACCTGCAAAAGTCTCTAAATCAAACAATAATATAGAAGCTTTTTCAATTGCTTTTGATGGAGAAAAAGACAACATAAAAATGCACATGGGTTGGGGTAATACTGTTGTTACAGTTCCTATAGCAGTAGAAAAAGCAGTAAAAGAAAGCGAAAAATAA
- the feoB gene encoding ferrous iron transport protein B yields MPKNDIKVALIGNPNTGKTSLFNQLTGLNQKVGNYPGVTVDKKQGICKLSATQNAIITDLPGTYSINPTSLDESIVLKSLLKKDIKESPDVILVVADVENLKRNLLLFSQIKDLEIPTVLAINMVDQMHRKGISIDVSLLQKELNTEVVLISARKNQGINDVKEAIIRCHVAAKASPLCGINSKIDPDYFQNLKEISSNFSLYELWLMVTQNNYPDTITKEEKEKLLAFKQDVSKLKRYQHKETIYRYQEINKILKKTYIVDKSKATDVRSKLDKIFTHKIFGYFFFFFILLVIFQSIFDWATLPMDLIDSTFADLSDFVRGRFQPGLLTDLLVEGIIPGIGGVLIFIPQIAILFLFIAILEETGYMSRVVFLMDKIMRRFGMNGKSIIPLISGTACAIPAIMATRTISSWKERLITILVTPFTTCSARLPVYAILISLIIPNKKILGFLNLQGLVLLLLYALGFGMAILGAYILHKTLKIKSKSFFVVEMPNYKIPSLKNVFFEVLEKTKAFVFGAGKIILALSIVLWFLASNGPKSFANAEKNVVENIENRNASQEELNQKIASEKLKNSYIGIMGKTIEPVIKPLGYDWKIGIALITSFAAREIFVGTLATIYSVEADDENTATIKEKMRSEINPATGEKRFNFAVGMSLLIFYAFAMQCMATLAIVKRETKTWKWPLIQFFGMGCLAYISSLIVYQILS; encoded by the coding sequence ATGCCTAAAAACGACATAAAAGTTGCTTTAATAGGAAACCCAAATACAGGTAAAACCTCGCTATTCAATCAACTTACAGGTTTAAACCAAAAAGTTGGAAATTACCCAGGTGTAACTGTCGATAAAAAACAAGGAATTTGTAAATTATCGGCAACTCAAAATGCCATTATTACAGATTTACCAGGAACTTACAGTATCAACCCTACATCTTTAGACGAGAGTATTGTTTTAAAAAGCTTACTTAAAAAAGATATAAAAGAATCGCCAGATGTAATTTTGGTGGTTGCAGATGTAGAAAATTTAAAGAGAAATTTATTATTATTTTCTCAAATTAAAGATTTGGAAATTCCTACGGTTTTGGCGATTAATATGGTCGATCAAATGCATAGAAAAGGAATTTCTATAGATGTATCTCTACTTCAAAAAGAATTAAATACAGAAGTTGTTTTAATTAGCGCTAGAAAAAATCAAGGAATAAACGACGTAAAAGAAGCAATTATTCGCTGTCATGTTGCTGCAAAGGCATCACCTTTGTGTGGAATTAACTCTAAAATAGACCCAGATTATTTTCAGAATTTAAAAGAAATTAGCTCTAATTTTTCGTTGTATGAATTGTGGTTAATGGTTACCCAAAACAACTATCCAGATACAATTACCAAGGAAGAAAAAGAGAAGTTATTAGCGTTTAAACAAGATGTTTCTAAATTAAAGCGTTACCAACATAAAGAAACCATTTATCGTTATCAAGAAATTAATAAAATATTAAAAAAAACATATATTGTAGATAAATCGAAAGCGACAGATGTTCGTAGTAAATTAGATAAAATTTTTACCCATAAAATTTTTGGTTACTTTTTCTTTTTCTTTATTTTATTAGTTATTTTTCAGTCTATTTTCGATTGGGCAACATTACCAATGGATTTAATAGATAGTACTTTTGCAGATTTATCTGATTTTGTAAGAGGTCGCTTTCAACCTGGACTTTTAACAGATTTATTAGTAGAAGGTATTATTCCAGGAATTGGAGGGGTACTAATTTTTATTCCACAAATTGCCATATTGTTTTTATTTATCGCAATTTTAGAAGAAACAGGTTATATGAGTCGTGTTGTTTTTCTAATGGATAAAATTATGCGACGTTTTGGTATGAATGGAAAAAGTATAATTCCTTTAATTTCTGGAACAGCATGTGCAATTCCAGCCATTATGGCTACCAGAACTATTTCTAGCTGGAAAGAACGTTTAATAACCATTTTGGTAACTCCATTTACCACCTGTTCTGCACGTTTGCCTGTGTATGCTATTTTAATTTCTTTAATAATTCCGAATAAAAAAATCTTAGGTTTTTTAAATTTACAAGGTTTGGTGCTATTATTGTTATATGCTTTAGGGTTTGGAATGGCTATTTTAGGAGCATATATTTTGCATAAAACATTAAAAATTAAATCGAAATCTTTCTTTGTGGTAGAAATGCCAAATTATAAAATTCCTTCTTTAAAAAATGTGTTTTTCGAAGTATTAGAAAAAACAAAAGCATTTGTTTTTGGAGCAGGAAAAATAATTTTAGCACTGTCTATTGTCTTGTGGTTTTTAGCTTCGAATGGTCCTAAATCATTTGCAAATGCCGAAAAAAATGTAGTTGAGAATATAGAGAATCGAAATGCATCTCAAGAGGAATTAAATCAAAAAATAGCCTCCGAAAAATTAAAAAATTCTTACATAGGCATTATGGGAAAAACAATAGAACCTGTAATAAAACCTTTAGGGTACGATTGGAAAATAGGCATCGCGTTAATTACTTCTTTCGCTGCTAGAGAGATTTTTGTAGGAACGTTAGCCACCATTTATAGTGTAGAAGCAGATGACGAAAATACAGCTACGATTAAAGAAAAAATGCGTTCTGAAATAAACCCTGCAACAGGAGAAAAACGATTTAATTTTGCTGTAGGAATGTCTTTATTAATTTTTTATGCCTTTGCAATGCAGTGTATGGCAACATTGGCAATCGTTAAAAGAGAAACAAAGACATGGAAATGGCCATTAATTCAGTTTTTTGGAATGGGGTGCTTGGCATATATATCATCATTAATTGTATATCAAATATTAAGCTAA
- a CDS encoding FeoA family protein has protein sequence MSTIASLHIGELGYISEESLDFIPLKLLEMGCLPGAEVQLIQIAPLKDPLYICVNGSHLAIRKETASRIKILKANL, from the coding sequence TTGAGCACAATTGCATCTTTACATATTGGCGAATTAGGTTATATTTCTGAAGAATCTTTAGATTTTATACCTCTAAAATTACTAGAAATGGGTTGTTTGCCTGGAGCAGAAGTGCAATTAATACAAATTGCACCATTAAAAGATCCTTTGTACATCTGTGTAAATGGAAGTCATTTAGCAATAAGAAAAGAAACAGCTTCTCGAATAAAAATACTAAAAGCAAATTTATAA
- a CDS encoding NADP-dependent malic enzyme: MSDSRKRHEALLYHAKPKPGKIEVVPTKKYATQHDLALAYSPGVAEPCLEIAKNKNNVYKYTSKGNLVAVISNGTAVLGLGDIGPEASKPVMEGKGLLFKIFADIDVFDIEVDATNVEQFIATVKAIAPTFGGINLEDIKAPEAFEIEARLKEELDIPVMHDDQHGTAIISAAALKNAIDISEKDITKVKIVVNGAGAAAISCTRLYLKLGVKRENVVMCDSKGVIRKDRDNLSSQKAEFATDQDITTLEEAMQNADVFIGLSLANVVSPEMLLSMAKNPIVFAMANPVPEIDYDLAIATRDDIIMATGRSDHPNQVNNVLGFPFIFRGALDVRATKINEEMKMAAVHALADLAKKSVPEQVNIVYDEVSLTYGKEYIIPKPFDPRLIYEIPPAIAKAAMDSGVALEPIEDWDRYREELMERSGSGSKEIRLLHNRAKSNLKRVVFAEADHLDVLKAAQRVHEEKLGKPILLGRKEVILELKEEIGFTDDVPIIDPKTDEENDRRNRFGKAYWKTRQRKGRTFSEAKKLMRERNYFAAMMVNEGEADALITGYSRPYPSVVKPMLELIERDKDVSRIAACNLMLTKQGPLFLADTTINENPSAKELAKIAQMTGNFASMFGIKPNIAMLSYSNFGSSNSETSKKIREAVSYIHRHFPKVVIDGEIQADFALNPELLAKEFPFSKLNGKKVNVLIFPNLESANITYKLLKEVQGAESIGPIILGFAKPVHILQLGASVDEMVNMAALAVVDAQQKEKRRKK; this comes from the coding sequence ATGAGCGATTCTAGAAAAAGACACGAAGCTTTATTATATCACGCAAAACCAAAACCAGGAAAAATTGAGGTGGTTCCTACTAAAAAGTATGCAACACAGCACGATTTAGCCTTGGCATACTCTCCAGGAGTTGCAGAACCTTGTTTAGAAATTGCAAAAAACAAAAACAATGTTTACAAATATACTTCTAAAGGAAATTTGGTCGCTGTAATTTCTAATGGAACTGCTGTTTTAGGTTTGGGCGATATTGGCCCAGAAGCCTCTAAACCAGTAATGGAAGGAAAAGGTTTACTTTTTAAAATTTTCGCAGATATCGACGTTTTCGATATTGAAGTAGATGCAACAAATGTAGAGCAATTTATTGCCACTGTAAAAGCAATTGCACCTACTTTTGGCGGCATTAATTTAGAAGATATTAAAGCACCAGAAGCTTTTGAAATAGAAGCTAGATTAAAAGAAGAGTTAGACATTCCTGTAATGCATGATGACCAACATGGAACTGCAATTATTTCTGCAGCCGCGTTAAAAAATGCCATAGACATTTCCGAAAAAGACATTACAAAAGTAAAAATAGTAGTAAATGGTGCAGGTGCAGCCGCCATTTCTTGTACTCGATTGTATTTAAAATTGGGCGTAAAAAGAGAAAATGTGGTAATGTGCGATAGCAAAGGTGTTATTAGAAAAGATAGAGACAACTTAAGCTCACAAAAAGCAGAGTTTGCTACAGACCAAGACATTACTACTTTAGAAGAAGCCATGCAAAATGCAGATGTTTTTATTGGGCTTTCTTTGGCAAATGTGGTATCGCCAGAAATGCTATTATCGATGGCAAAAAACCCAATTGTTTTTGCAATGGCAAACCCTGTTCCAGAAATAGATTACGATTTGGCAATTGCTACCAGAGACGATATTATTATGGCAACTGGAAGATCGGACCATCCGAATCAAGTAAATAACGTACTTGGTTTTCCGTTTATTTTTAGAGGTGCTTTAGACGTTAGAGCTACTAAAATTAACGAAGAAATGAAAATGGCTGCTGTACATGCATTGGCAGATTTGGCTAAAAAATCGGTTCCAGAACAAGTAAATATTGTGTATGATGAAGTAAGTTTAACTTACGGAAAAGAATACATTATTCCAAAACCATTCGACCCAAGATTAATTTATGAAATTCCACCAGCCATTGCAAAAGCCGCTATGGATTCTGGAGTGGCATTAGAACCAATTGAAGATTGGGACAGATATCGCGAAGAATTAATGGAGCGTTCTGGCTCTGGAAGCAAAGAAATTAGATTGTTGCACAACAGGGCAAAAAGCAACCTAAAACGTGTTGTTTTTGCAGAAGCAGATCATTTAGATGTGCTAAAAGCAGCGCAAAGAGTCCATGAAGAAAAATTAGGTAAACCAATTCTTTTAGGAAGAAAAGAAGTTATTTTAGAACTAAAAGAAGAAATTGGTTTTACAGACGATGTGCCAATTATAGATCCAAAAACAGATGAAGAAAACGACCGTAGAAATCGTTTTGGAAAAGCATATTGGAAAACGCGCCAAAGAAAAGGACGTACTTTTTCTGAAGCAAAAAAATTAATGCGCGAGCGTAATTATTTTGCTGCAATGATGGTAAATGAAGGCGAAGCAGATGCTTTAATTACAGGTTATTCTAGACCTTACCCTTCTGTGGTAAAACCAATGTTAGAGTTAATTGAAAGAGATAAAGATGTTTCTAGAATCGCTGCCTGCAATTTAATGTTAACCAAACAAGGACCTTTATTTTTAGCAGATACTACTATAAACGAAAATCCTTCTGCAAAAGAATTGGCAAAAATTGCCCAAATGACAGGTAATTTTGCAAGCATGTTTGGTATAAAACCAAACATTGCAATGTTGTCTTATTCTAACTTTGGTTCTTCTAATTCAGAAACGTCTAAGAAAATTAGAGAAGCTGTTTCTTACATTCATCGTCATTTTCCAAAAGTGGTTATCGATGGCGAAATTCAGGCAGATTTTGCGCTAAATCCAGAATTACTAGCAAAAGAGTTTCCTTTTTCTAAATTGAATGGAAAAAAAGTAAATGTGTTGATTTTTCCAAACTTAGAATCTGCAAACATTACCTATAAACTCTTAAAAGAAGTGCAAGGTGCAGAATCTATTGGTCCTATAATTTTAGGTTTCGCTAAACCTGTACATATTTTACAATTAGGTGCAAGTGTAGATGAAATGGTAAACATGGCTGCTTTGGCAGTGGTAGATGCGCAGCAAAAAGAAAAGAGAAGAAAAAAATAG
- the trpS gene encoding tryptophan--tRNA ligase — protein sequence MSRILTGVQSTGTPHLGNLLGAILPAIEMANNPENEAYLFIADMHSLTQIKDGKELRENTYSTAATWLACGLDIHKTVFYRQSDIPQTAELTWYLSCFFPFQRLTLAHSFKDKSDRLGDVNAGLFTYPMLMAADILLYDAEIVPVGKDQLQHLEITRDVAGRFNNIVGETLVLPQAKIQEHTKLVPGIDGEKMSKSRNNTINIFLPDKKLRKQIMSIKTDSLALEDPKNPDTDNVFAIYKLLATDAEIAKMRANYEGGNYGYGHAKQALFELIVEKFKTVREKYHHFMENKNEIDDALNIGAEKARKTANSVIKRVRSKIGY from the coding sequence ATGTCAAGAATTTTAACAGGCGTACAAAGCACAGGAACGCCACATTTAGGAAATTTATTAGGTGCCATTTTACCAGCCATAGAAATGGCAAATAACCCAGAAAATGAAGCCTATTTGTTTATTGCAGATATGCATTCTCTAACGCAAATTAAAGATGGTAAAGAACTTAGAGAAAACACATATAGTACAGCTGCAACTTGGTTGGCTTGTGGTTTAGATATTCATAAAACTGTTTTTTACAGACAAAGCGATATTCCGCAAACTGCAGAATTAACTTGGTATTTAAGTTGTTTCTTTCCTTTTCAACGTTTAACGTTGGCACATAGTTTTAAAGATAAATCTGATAGGTTAGGAGATGTAAATGCTGGTTTGTTTACCTATCCAATGCTAATGGCCGCAGATATTTTATTGTATGATGCAGAAATTGTTCCTGTTGGTAAAGATCAATTACAACACTTAGAAATTACTAGAGATGTTGCTGGAAGATTTAATAATATTGTTGGAGAAACGTTGGTTTTACCGCAAGCAAAAATTCAAGAACATACCAAATTAGTTCCAGGAATTGATGGTGAGAAAATGAGCAAATCTAGAAACAACACCATTAATATTTTCTTGCCCGATAAAAAGTTAAGAAAACAAATAATGAGTATTAAAACAGATAGTTTGGCCTTAGAAGACCCGAAAAACCCAGATACAGACAACGTTTTTGCTATTTATAAATTATTAGCTACAGATGCTGAAATTGCAAAAATGAGGGCAAATTACGAAGGTGGAAATTATGGTTATGGCCACGCAAAACAAGCTTTGTTTGAATTAATTGTAGAAAAATTTAAAACAGTACGTGAAAAATACCATCATTTTATGGAAAATAAAAACGAAATAGATGATGCCTTAAATATTGGTGCAGAAAAAGCAAGAAAAACTGCAAATTCTGTAATTAAAAGAGTACGAAGTAAAATTGGTTATTAA
- a CDS encoding lysophospholipid acyltransferase family protein: MKYLKIPFLLIWRSWFYILMFASLLVLSPFLFVFSFKEEHYHYFWKVSRIISKTLIYGMGFRLDFKAEENIEPDKSYMFCPNHASLMDPFVLIAISKNPIVFVGKKELVKIPVFGFFYKRVVIMVDRSSAKSRKRVYKMAKQRLQNGVSMAIFPEGLVPAEDVVLAPFKRGAFGLAIEYQIPVVPQIYYDCKRFFSWDFLKGRPGVLRIHQHKFIKTKELKEKDIDALKEQTFRLMYNDLINDKEYMKDTNRKK, encoded by the coding sequence TTGAAATATCTAAAAATTCCTTTTTTACTTATTTGGCGTTCGTGGTTTTACATATTAATGTTTGCCTCTTTATTAGTACTATCTCCATTTTTATTTGTATTTTCTTTTAAAGAAGAACATTACCATTATTTTTGGAAAGTGTCTAGAATTATATCTAAAACCTTAATTTATGGTATGGGTTTTCGATTAGATTTTAAAGCAGAAGAAAATATCGAACCAGATAAAAGTTATATGTTTTGCCCAAACCATGCTTCTTTAATGGATCCGTTTGTATTAATTGCCATTAGTAAAAATCCTATTGTTTTTGTCGGAAAAAAAGAGTTGGTTAAAATTCCTGTTTTTGGTTTTTTTTACAAAAGAGTTGTTATTATGGTAGATAGAAGCAGTGCCAAAAGCAGAAAAAGAGTTTATAAAATGGCCAAACAAAGATTACAAAACGGAGTAAGTATGGCTATTTTTCCTGAAGGATTAGTGCCTGCTGAAGACGTGGTTTTAGCACCTTTTAAAAGAGGCGCTTTTGGTTTGGCAATAGAATATCAAATACCTGTAGTACCCCAAATTTATTACGACTGTAAACGCTTTTTCTCTTGGGATTTTTTAAAAGGAAGGCCAGGAGTGTTGCGAATACATCAACATAAATTTATAAAAACAAAAGAGTTAAAAGAAAAAGATATAGATGCTTTAAAAGAGCAAACTTTTCGACTTATGTATAACGATTTGATAAACGATAAGGAGTATATGAAAGATACAAACAGAAAGAAATGA
- the trhA gene encoding PAQR family membrane homeostasis protein TrhA: protein MSEKLNYEYSIKEERLNVITHAFGFVLSIIAFPFLLIKALHFNGFWKPTSFIIYGLSLMVLYAASTFYHAAKNPKKRRKLNIFDHAAIYMLIAGSYTPFCLVGLDSNLGWYMFIFVWLFALIGIILKLFFTGKFNIVSTAMYLLMGWQVLFFVGPLSKSLTSFGLNLLIAGGVFYSIGAILYSIKKLPYNHATFHVFVLLGSLSHFFAIYYL, encoded by the coding sequence ATGAGCGAGAAGTTAAATTACGAATACTCTATAAAAGAAGAGCGTTTAAATGTTATTACGCATGCATTTGGTTTTGTGTTAAGCATTATTGCGTTTCCTTTTCTATTGATAAAAGCATTACATTTTAATGGATTTTGGAAACCAACCAGCTTTATAATTTACGGACTAAGCTTAATGGTTTTATATGCAGCTTCTACATTTTACCATGCAGCAAAAAATCCTAAGAAAAGGAGAAAATTAAACATTTTCGATCACGCAGCAATATATATGTTAATTGCAGGAAGTTATACCCCTTTTTGTTTGGTGGGTTTAGATTCTAATTTAGGTTGGTATATGTTTATTTTTGTTTGGCTGTTTGCACTTATTGGAATTATTTTAAAACTTTTTTTTACCGGTAAATTTAATATCGTTTCTACTGCTATGTATTTGTTAATGGGTTGGCAAGTGCTTTTTTTTGTAGGACCATTATCTAAAAGTTTAACATCTTTTGGATTGAATTTATTAATTGCTGGTGGTGTTTTCTACAGCATTGGCGCAATATTATATTCTATTAAAAAACTACCTTACAATCATGCAACTTTTCATGTTTTTGTATTATTAGGAAGTTTAAGTCACTTCTTTGCAATATATTATCTATAA
- a CDS encoding CYTH domain-containing protein, with amino-acid sequence MNLEIERKFLVKNDSFKQESYNKTYIKQGYLNSNEKRVVRVRITNTKAFLTIKGKSNKEGTTRFEWEKSISILDAEHLLLLCEPTLIEKTRFYVKKGKHTYEIDEFLGENLGLVIAEIELNSEDEKFEKPTWLGKEVTGDLKYYNSKISKHPFKNWSQKNLEQKFEEI; translated from the coding sequence ATGAACTTAGAAATAGAACGTAAATTTTTAGTAAAAAACGACAGCTTTAAGCAAGAAAGTTACAATAAAACCTATATAAAACAAGGATATTTAAATTCTAATGAAAAAAGAGTAGTACGTGTTCGAATTACAAATACCAAAGCTTTTTTAACCATTAAAGGAAAATCGAATAAAGAAGGTACTACCAGATTCGAGTGGGAAAAATCTATTTCTATTTTAGATGCCGAGCATTTATTGCTTTTATGCGAACCTACCTTAATAGAAAAAACTCGATTTTATGTTAAAAAAGGAAAACATACCTACGAAATTGATGAATTTTTAGGTGAAAATTTAGGCTTGGTAATCGCAGAAATAGAGCTAAATTCCGAAGATGAAAAATTTGAGAAACCAACTTGGTTAGGAAAAGAAGTTACAGGAGATTTAAAATATTACAATTCTAAAATTAGCAAACATCCATTTAAAAATTGGTCACAAAAAAACCTCGAACAAAAGTTCGAGGAAATTTAA
- a CDS encoding two-component regulator propeller domain-containing protein, whose product MKKYFSIYILLFSIIGIYSQTDYSDSWEDFFSYNNVKDFTKVGNTIYALADNAVFTYDAVSGEINKLSSVQGLSGETTTSIYYSETYKRLVIGYENGLVEVVNEDGTITISSDIVNFNQSGEKSINHISEFNKKLYLSTPFAIVVYDIEKLEFGDTYFIGSGSSSVKINQTAIFNDTIYAVTEEGIFSADVNNTSLIDFTKWTQRFNGRNFKEIAIFNDEIFVTENTSLLKLETSNLTEVRDFLEDVKNVKTSMSHLTIALQNRAEVLNASLNREIVFTTNANFNFSLNTAFFENSTAFLATKEFGILGSSLNQPSTYVEIHPEGPLSNDVFSIDVHNNNLWVVYGGYSSTYTPIGKSQGFSHFNGESWINTKYTSNLPKDLVSVTIDPTEENKVFISGSGITSNINSSPTGGVLVVENDVLTTIYNHLNSTLEPVIISLPSINIRTNGSVFDNQGNFWVTNYEVDKKIHKRSKNGQWKGIDLSTVQTTSSPGLNEIIVDKSNSLWVGSRRNGVYIYNENGDRKKSLNTSPNVGNLPDLNVRTLAVDANNRIWIGTKSGLVVYNNASGIFDDNNPKANPIVVNANSDGFGDRLLGDQTINSIAVDGADNKWFGTDSGGVLYTNTSGQNTLANFSKQNSPLPSNRITKIKVDNSTGKVFFATAKGIVAYNSKVAPFGETLGEVYAYPNPALRNHETVTIDGRNGTHLPKGTNVKILDVAGNLVYETNVVEGQELQGGKVVWNKKNLAGNKVASGIYIVLLTNEDTSENSVTKIAIVN is encoded by the coding sequence ATGAAAAAATACTTTTCAATTTACATTTTACTTTTTTCCATTATCGGTATCTATTCTCAAACAGATTATAGCGATTCTTGGGAAGATTTTTTTTCTTACAACAATGTAAAAGATTTTACAAAAGTAGGCAATACCATTTATGCTTTGGCAGATAATGCTGTTTTTACCTACGATGCTGTTTCTGGAGAAATTAATAAATTATCTTCTGTACAAGGTTTGTCTGGAGAAACAACAACTTCTATTTATTATAGCGAAACGTATAAAAGATTGGTAATTGGCTACGAAAATGGTTTGGTTGAGGTGGTAAATGAAGATGGTACAATTACCATATCATCAGACATTGTAAACTTTAATCAATCTGGCGAAAAAAGCATCAATCATATTTCAGAATTTAATAAAAAATTATATTTATCTACACCTTTTGCAATTGTTGTTTACGATATCGAAAAGTTAGAATTTGGCGACACCTATTTTATAGGAAGTGGCTCTAGTTCCGTAAAAATAAATCAAACAGCAATTTTTAACGATACCATTTATGCAGTAACCGAAGAAGGAATTTTTTCTGCAGATGTAAATAACACCTCTTTAATAGATTTTACAAAATGGACCCAACGATTTAATGGTAGAAATTTTAAGGAAATTGCAATTTTTAATGATGAAATATTTGTGACAGAAAACACCTCTTTGCTAAAATTAGAAACGAGCAACTTAACCGAAGTTCGCGATTTTTTAGAAGACGTAAAAAATGTAAAAACATCGATGTCGCATTTAACAATTGCCTTGCAAAATAGAGCTGAGGTGTTAAATGCATCATTAAATCGAGAAATCGTTTTTACAACAAATGCAAATTTTAATTTTTCTTTAAACACTGCTTTTTTTGAAAATAGTACTGCTTTTTTGGCGACGAAAGAATTCGGAATTTTAGGCAGTTCTTTAAATCAACCTTCGACGTATGTAGAGATTCATCCAGAAGGACCATTATCTAACGATGTTTTTTCGATAGATGTACACAACAATAATCTTTGGGTAGTTTATGGTGGGTATTCTAGTACCTATACTCCCATTGGTAAAAGTCAAGGTTTTAGCCATTTTAACGGAGAAAGCTGGATCAACACAAAATATACCTCTAATTTACCTAAAGATTTGGTTTCTGTAACGATAGATCCAACAGAAGAGAATAAAGTTTTTATTAGCGGATCTGGAATTACGAGCAATATAAATTCTTCGCCAACTGGAGGAGTTTTGGTGGTAGAAAACGATGTTTTAACAACAATTTACAATCATTTAAATAGCACTTTAGAACCGGTTATTATTTCTTTACCTTCCATAAATATTAGAACAAATGGATCTGTTTTCGACAACCAAGGAAATTTTTGGGTAACAAATTACGAAGTAGATAAAAAAATACATAAACGATCTAAAAACGGACAGTGGAAAGGCATCGATTTAAGTACTGTACAAACAACTTCTTCTCCAGGTTTAAACGAAATTATTGTAGATAAAAGCAACAGCCTTTGGGTTGGCTCTCGAAGAAATGGTGTATATATTTATAATGAAAATGGAGACCGAAAGAAATCGTTAAATACGAGTCCAAATGTTGGAAATTTACCAGATTTAAATGTAAGAACACTAGCCGTAGATGCGAATAACAGAATTTGGATTGGCACAAAATCTGGTTTGGTGGTTTACAACAACGCATCTGGTATTTTTGATGATAACAACCCTAAAGCAAACCCAATTGTTGTAAACGCAAATTCAGATGGGTTTGGAGACCGTCTTTTGGGCGACCAAACTATAAATTCTATAGCTGTAGATGGCGCAGATAATAAGTGGTTTGGAACCGATAGTGGAGGGGTTTTATATACAAATACAAGTGGGCAAAACACCTTAGCCAATTTTAGCAAACAAAATTCACCTTTGCCATCTAACAGAATAACAAAAATTAAAGTAGATAATTCTACAGGAAAAGTATTCTTTGCAACCGCTAAAGGCATTGTTGCATATAATAGCAAAGTAGCTCCTTTTGGAGAAACTTTAGGCGAAGTATATGCATACCCAAATCCGGCTTTAAGAAATCACGAAACTGTTACGATAGATGGTAGAAATGGTACACATTTGCCCAAAGGAACTAATGTTAAAATTTTAGATGTTGCCGGAAATTTGGTGTACGAAACCAACGTAGTAGAAGGCCAAGAATTGCAAGGAGGCAAAGTCGTTTGGAACAAAAAAAATCTAGCAGGAAATAAAGTAGCTTCAGGAATATACATTGTTTTGCTTACGAACGAAGATACTTCCGAAAACTCGGTAACAAAAATTGCAATCGTAAATTAA